A DNA window from Allokutzneria albata contains the following coding sequences:
- a CDS encoding non-ribosomal peptide synthetase, which yields MIPLSFAQQRLWFLHRLEGPSATYNVPLAVRLSGALDLDALREAFGDVVGRHESLRTCFPEVDGEPRQHVLPSSRPDLSIVDTSEGELPGAITETTNKTFDLTAEVPLRITLFRLGDDEHVLLVVTHHVISDGWSTRPLLRDLSTAYDARCSGGSPEWTDLPVQYADYAMWQREVLGSEDDPDSLISRQLAYWTEALRGAPELVELPTSKPRPAVATYRGNKVRVRLDAPLAELARETSTTPFMVLQAAVATLLTRVGAGTDIPVGTVVAGRTEEDLEDLVGFFVNTVVLRTNTAGDPTFRELLARVRSADLDAFSHQDVPFDRVVEAVNPARSLGHHPLFQVALALQNADADGVALRGLRAEVLPTDLIGIAKFDLSFSLQETASGVVGTLEYAEDLFDRAAAEALAARFVRLSEALVSNPDSRIGEVDLLAEEERQQILAGWNDTARPLPGGDIASLFEAQARLTPDAGALVFGADTVSYAELNARANRLAHRLAGLGVGPEVAVGLLAARSIDLVVAMLAVVKAGGVYVPLHPSYPASRMAWAMRETRATVLLTDLAMADRSFEHDATVVVFDAEPLDDYPDTDLSVRPHGENLAYVMYTSGSTGTPKGVAVTHADVIALAADQRWQGESQRRVLLHSSHAFDAATYEIWAPLLAGNQVVIAPDGDIDVRVLTEVLRAHEVTCVFLTTALFNLVAEENPAAFSTVHQVWHGGEAVSPSAVQRVLDHCPDTRVVHVYGPTETTTFATCFPTQAPYRVEGTVPIGRAMDNLRAYVLDDALRLVPAGVPGELYLAGDGLARGYVGQPGLTAERFVACPFGGRMYRTGDVVRWNSDGQIEFVGRADHQVKVRGFRIELGEIEAVLSAHSSVAQVTVMVRDDRLVAYVVPKASTAGLREYLARNLPDYMVPSALVVLDALPLNSNGKIDRKALPDPDLTGTTGRAPRTAREEILCGLFARLLGVDRVCVEDNFFDLGGHSLLASRLVSRARAELGVELGIRDLFEAPTVAQLAERLASVERARPELRPAGEHDQLSFAQQRLWFLHELDGPSPTYNVPLVLRMVGRLDVDALTGALGDVVERHEPLRTVFHQVDGTPRRRVLDWTPSIAVRRVDDVEGALRQEARRPFDLGAEIPLRAGLFSTGANEHALLLLMHHIATDGWSHGPLCRDLSEAYTARLAGNAPDWAPLPVSYADYAAWQRDLLVSEEKTQLDFWREALAGLPELIELPTDRPRPAVASHHGDAVSFDLSPELHGRIVALARQHGVTVFMVVRAALAALLSRLGAGTDIAFGAPVAGRSDEVLDGLVGFFVNTLVLRTDLSGDPSFVDLLARVRETDLAAMAHQDVPFERLVELLNPDRSLAHHPLFQVALTVNRDIAGQIEMPGLAVTAEDMSIGVAKMDLVVDVIESYSASGAATGARATVQYAVDLFDRATVEALVDRFTRLLTTVTADPAARIGSIDVLTGAERDRLVVEYNATDRPVAAAPFPELFEARVRRDPDAVAVRAESGPVSYAELSARANRLARLLISQGVGPESIVALALPRSVDIVVAELAVLTAGAAYLPVDPAYPAARIEFMLSDARPVLVLTLAEVAGDLPEARLIVLDDPAIMSTVDAMPDAPVTDADRRAPLSVAHAAYVIYTSGSTGKPKGVVVSHLGLASFAAAEADRFDVRPGDRVLQFSSPSFDASVLELCMALPSGAALVVPPRGPLAGEELARVLRECSVTHALIPPAALATVPHEDLPEFRTLVVGGDACPTELVERWAPGRRMINAYGPTESTVVGTWSGPLTPTGSAPPIGRPIWNTRAYVLDAVLRPVPPGVAGELYVAGVGLARGYSGRPGLTAERFVACPFGGRMYRTGDLVRWNADGELEFVGRADHQVKVRGFRIELGEIESVLAADESAAQVTVIVREDRPGDRRLVAYVVPKANVPNVALRERAERLLPDYMVPSAFVVLDALPVTPNGKVDVKALPAPDVEVSGARSRSPREELLCALFAEVLGVDRVGVDDNFFHLGGHSLLATQLISRIRTVFGVELPVRALFEGGTVARLAERVDGADSARAALVPQPRPAQPPLSFGQGRLWFLYKLEGASSTFNVPLVFRLSGDLDPDTLRAAVTDVVHRHETLRTVFPDDYQLVIDDVEVPFAVTDVTEDELLDTVRAAAEHPFELSEDVPIRVAVFRLGSHEHVLLLLVHHIAADGVSIGPLYDDLATAYAARRAGGAPEWAPLKVSYVDYALWQRELLGTEDEPGSVIGAQLDFWREALAGLPELVELPTDRLRPAVASYRGADLSFEMSEELHRAVHALGRRHGVTAFMVVRAALVALLSRMGAGTDIAIGAPIAGRSDEALDGLVGFFVNTLVLRTDVSGDPSFVDLLERVRESDLAAYANQDVPFERLVEVLNPDRSLAHHPLFQISMNFQSDAESFCALDGLDVEPIDIGVGTSKLDLQFGLRESYSSDGTPAGVRVNVQYAADLFDHSTVEALSARLLRMLEAVVGDPSQRISAVEVLSDDERTRLLTECNATDRDVTAAVIPELFARRVAENPDAPAVVFERETVSYGQLDARANQLARHLASQGVGPETIVGVALPRSVELVVAVLAVHKAGGAYVPIDPDYPADRIEYMINDAGPVGVITTPELARRLPEGTTVFEAGGVDDLPSHELDRPGLTVDSPAWVIYTSGSTGRPKGVVVSHRGLAALSATQVENFRVGPGSRVLQFASPSFDAAGWELCMALLSGACLVLAPAERLQPGEPLAEVIREQGVTHVTLPPVALGVMQELPKGLTLVVAGEACPPELVGRWSVDRRMINAYGPTETTVCATMSAPLSGTVVPPIGRPNVNAKVYVLDGRLRPVPPGVTGELYVTGDCLARGYLNRPGLTAERFVACPFGGRMYRTGDLVRWNSAGQLEFVGRADHQVKVRGFRIELGEIEAVLTTRVSQAIVIVREDRPGDRRIVAYVVGDATGLREHAESQLPDYMVPSAFVVLDALPVTPNGKIDVKALPAPAAEVTGARARSPREELLCTLFAEVLGVGEVGADQDFFALGGDSILCIELATSARRAGLAFTVRDIFQHRTPEALALVATGDDTAPVAQDDDSGEFAPVPIMEWMRELGDPFEGYNQSVAVRTPKTASVDDLAKALRTVVDHHGALRMCLSTRDARWSFTIAPPGQPDDLLRRVDVAGLTDEEFTAVANEEGEAARLRLAPAEGVLLQAVWFDFGPDVAGRLLLVVHHLAVDGVSWRILLPDLASAWRAVVAGRTPSLDPVVTSVPSWSRRIAEQAQQRATELDLWRSALERPELLLGSRALDPKLDTVGTVRCLTTELSTEDTSALLTTVPAAFHAGINDVLLTGVALALGHWRGGNSEVVLNLEGHGREDVVPGADLSRTVGWFTSLYPVRLDPGAADWAEVRAGGPVVGRALKSAKEQLRALPDNGIGFGMLRYLNPETARVLAPLPVPQVAFNYLGRFGGSSGGRGKPVDWTQVDDVPTPRARDLDQAVSHTLEINAAAVDHADGPRLRVTWSWAGELLSEVDVARLAEAWLEALRGLVRHAEDPAAGGLTPSDLSFGLDQDEIDELEAELGILE from the coding sequence GTGATCCCCCTGTCCTTCGCGCAGCAGAGGCTGTGGTTCCTGCACCGCCTCGAAGGCCCGAGCGCCACCTACAACGTGCCGCTCGCGGTGCGGCTGTCCGGTGCGCTCGACCTCGACGCGCTGCGGGAGGCCTTCGGTGACGTGGTGGGACGGCACGAGTCGTTGCGCACCTGCTTCCCGGAGGTCGACGGCGAGCCCCGGCAGCACGTCCTGCCCTCGTCCCGCCCTGATTTGTCCATTGTGGACACCTCTGAGGGTGAGCTTCCGGGCGCGATCACCGAGACCACGAACAAGACCTTCGACCTCACCGCCGAGGTGCCGCTGCGCATCACGCTCTTCCGCCTCGGCGATGACGAGCACGTCCTGCTGGTCGTGACGCACCACGTGATCTCCGATGGTTGGTCGACTCGGCCGCTGCTGCGCGACCTGTCCACCGCCTATGACGCTCGGTGTTCCGGTGGTAGTCCAGAGTGGACAGATCTGCCGGTGCAGTACGCGGACTATGCGATGTGGCAGCGGGAAGTCCTCGGCAGCGAGGACGATCCGGACAGCCTCATCAGCCGTCAGCTCGCCTACTGGACCGAAGCCCTTCGGGGTGCACCGGAACTGGTGGAGCTGCCGACGAGCAAGCCCCGCCCCGCCGTCGCGACGTATCGCGGTAACAAGGTCCGGGTGCGGCTCGACGCACCGCTGGCTGAGCTTGCCCGGGAGACGTCGACGACCCCGTTCATGGTGCTGCAGGCCGCCGTCGCCACACTGCTGACCCGGGTCGGGGCGGGCACCGACATCCCGGTCGGCACGGTCGTCGCGGGACGCACGGAGGAAGATCTCGAAGACCTGGTCGGGTTCTTCGTCAACACCGTGGTGTTGCGGACGAACACCGCCGGGGACCCGACGTTCCGGGAGCTGCTGGCGCGGGTCCGCAGCGCCGACCTCGACGCGTTCTCCCACCAGGACGTGCCGTTCGACCGCGTGGTGGAGGCGGTCAACCCGGCCCGCAGCCTCGGGCACCACCCGCTGTTCCAGGTCGCTCTCGCGTTGCAGAACGCGGACGCGGACGGCGTCGCGCTGCGCGGTCTGCGCGCTGAGGTGCTGCCGACCGACCTGATCGGCATCGCGAAGTTCGACCTGTCGTTCAGCTTGCAGGAAACCGCTTCCGGCGTCGTCGGAACGCTGGAGTACGCGGAGGACCTGTTCGACCGCGCCGCGGCCGAGGCCCTGGCGGCCCGGTTCGTGCGCCTGTCCGAGGCTCTGGTGTCCAATCCGGACAGCCGGATCGGTGAGGTGGATCTGCTTGCCGAGGAGGAAAGGCAGCAGATCCTCGCGGGGTGGAACGACACCGCGCGGCCGTTGCCCGGTGGCGACATCGCTTCGCTGTTCGAAGCCCAGGCGCGGCTCACCCCGGACGCGGGCGCCCTGGTCTTCGGTGCTGACACGGTCTCCTACGCGGAGCTGAACGCACGAGCCAACCGGCTGGCGCACCGCTTAGCGGGCCTCGGTGTGGGACCGGAGGTTGCGGTCGGTCTGCTGGCGGCGCGGTCGATCGATCTCGTCGTGGCGATGCTCGCGGTGGTGAAGGCGGGCGGCGTCTACGTTCCGCTGCACCCGAGCTACCCGGCGTCCAGGATGGCCTGGGCCATGCGGGAAACACGGGCGACGGTGTTGCTCACCGACCTGGCGATGGCCGACCGGAGCTTCGAGCACGACGCCACGGTGGTGGTGTTCGACGCGGAACCGCTCGACGACTACCCCGACACCGACCTGTCCGTGCGGCCGCACGGGGAGAACCTCGCTTACGTCATGTACACGTCGGGTTCGACCGGGACGCCGAAGGGTGTCGCGGTCACCCACGCCGACGTGATCGCGCTCGCCGCCGACCAGCGGTGGCAGGGCGAGTCGCAGCGCAGGGTCCTGCTGCACTCCTCGCACGCCTTCGACGCGGCGACGTACGAGATCTGGGCGCCGTTGCTGGCGGGGAACCAGGTGGTGATCGCGCCGGACGGCGACATCGACGTCCGAGTGCTGACCGAGGTCCTGCGCGCGCACGAGGTCACGTGCGTCTTCCTCACCACCGCGCTGTTCAACCTTGTGGCAGAGGAGAATCCGGCCGCGTTCTCGACCGTGCACCAGGTGTGGCACGGCGGTGAAGCGGTGTCGCCGAGCGCTGTGCAGCGAGTGCTGGACCACTGCCCGGACACGCGGGTGGTGCACGTCTACGGACCGACTGAGACCACGACCTTCGCGACGTGCTTCCCAACGCAGGCGCCGTATCGCGTCGAGGGCACCGTGCCGATCGGCCGTGCGATGGACAACCTCCGCGCATACGTGCTGGACGACGCGTTGCGGCTCGTGCCGGCCGGCGTGCCCGGTGAGCTTTACCTGGCCGGAGATGGGCTCGCGCGTGGTTATGTGGGACAGCCCGGGTTGACCGCCGAGCGGTTCGTCGCGTGCCCGTTCGGCGGCCGGATGTACCGCACCGGCGATGTGGTGCGGTGGAACTCCGACGGGCAGATCGAGTTCGTGGGCCGTGCGGATCACCAGGTGAAGGTGCGTGGTTTCCGGATCGAACTCGGTGAGATCGAGGCCGTGCTGTCGGCGCATTCCTCGGTGGCGCAGGTGACTGTGATGGTGCGCGACGACCGCTTGGTGGCCTACGTGGTCCCCAAGGCTTCGACTGCCGGATTGCGGGAGTACCTGGCGCGGAACCTGCCGGACTACATGGTGCCGAGCGCCCTCGTGGTCCTGGACGCGTTGCCGCTCAACAGCAACGGGAAGATCGACCGCAAGGCGCTGCCCGACCCCGACCTCACCGGTACCACGGGCCGGGCACCGCGCACGGCGCGCGAGGAGATCCTTTGTGGACTGTTCGCTCGTCTCCTCGGCGTGGATCGGGTCTGTGTCGAGGACAACTTCTTCGACCTCGGCGGGCATTCGCTGCTCGCCTCGCGCCTGGTCAGCCGGGCCCGCGCGGAGCTGGGCGTCGAGCTGGGCATCCGTGACCTCTTCGAGGCGCCCACCGTGGCGCAGCTGGCCGAACGGCTCGCTTCGGTCGAGCGGGCGCGACCCGAGCTGCGGCCCGCGGGGGAGCACGACCAGCTGTCGTTCGCGCAGCAACGCCTGTGGTTCCTGCACGAACTCGACGGTCCGAGCCCGACCTACAACGTGCCGTTGGTGCTGCGGATGGTCGGACGGCTCGATGTGGACGCGCTGACGGGTGCTCTCGGCGACGTCGTCGAGCGCCACGAGCCGCTGCGAACCGTCTTCCACCAGGTCGACGGAACTCCGCGGCGTCGCGTGCTCGACTGGACGCCGAGCATCGCCGTTCGCCGCGTCGACGACGTAGAGGGCGCCCTGCGCCAGGAAGCGCGTCGCCCCTTCGATCTCGGTGCCGAGATCCCTCTGCGCGCCGGGCTGTTCTCCACTGGTGCGAACGAGCACGCACTGCTTCTTCTCATGCACCACATCGCCACCGATGGCTGGTCGCACGGGCCTCTGTGTCGAGACCTGTCGGAGGCGTACACGGCCCGGCTGGCCGGGAACGCACCGGACTGGGCTCCGCTTCCGGTCTCCTACGCGGATTACGCGGCGTGGCAGCGGGATCTGCTCGTCAGCGAGGAGAAGACGCAGCTCGACTTCTGGCGCGAGGCGTTGGCCGGACTGCCCGAGCTGATCGAACTGCCGACCGACCGGCCTCGTCCCGCGGTCGCATCGCACCACGGCGACGCCGTCTCCTTCGACCTCAGCCCGGAGTTGCACGGGCGGATCGTTGCTCTGGCGCGCCAGCACGGCGTCACCGTCTTCATGGTGGTTCGCGCCGCGTTGGCCGCCTTGTTGTCCCGCCTGGGTGCTGGGACCGACATCGCGTTTGGAGCGCCGGTCGCGGGTCGTTCGGACGAGGTGCTGGACGGGCTGGTCGGGTTCTTCGTCAACACACTGGTGCTGCGGACGGACCTGTCGGGCGATCCGTCCTTTGTGGACCTGTTGGCGCGGGTGCGGGAGACCGACCTCGCTGCCATGGCGCATCAGGACGTGCCGTTCGAGCGCCTGGTCGAGCTGCTGAACCCGGATCGCTCGCTCGCCCACCATCCGCTGTTCCAGGTCGCCCTGACCGTGAACCGGGACATCGCGGGTCAGATCGAGATGCCCGGTCTCGCCGTCACCGCCGAGGACATGTCCATCGGTGTGGCGAAGATGGACCTGGTCGTCGACGTGATCGAGTCCTATTCCGCCTCCGGTGCGGCGACGGGGGCGCGGGCGACGGTGCAGTACGCCGTCGATCTCTTCGACCGCGCCACCGTTGAGGCCCTGGTCGACCGCTTCACCCGGCTGCTCACCACGGTGACCGCCGACCCCGCTGCCCGGATCGGCTCGATCGACGTGCTGACCGGTGCCGAGCGCGACCGGCTCGTGGTGGAGTACAACGCCACCGACCGGCCCGTCGCGGCCGCCCCTTTCCCCGAGCTGTTCGAGGCCCGGGTGCGCCGTGACCCGGACGCGGTCGCGGTGCGGGCCGAGAGCGGCCCGGTCAGCTACGCGGAGCTGTCCGCCCGCGCCAACCGGCTGGCCCGCCTGCTGATCTCCCAGGGGGTCGGGCCGGAGAGCATCGTCGCCCTCGCCCTTCCCCGGTCGGTGGACATCGTCGTCGCCGAGCTCGCCGTGCTCACCGCCGGTGCCGCCTACCTGCCCGTCGACCCGGCCTATCCCGCCGCTCGGATCGAGTTCATGCTCTCCGACGCCCGCCCGGTCCTGGTGCTGACACTGGCGGAGGTGGCGGGAGATCTCCCCGAGGCGCGGCTGATCGTGCTGGACGATCCCGCGATCATGTCCACCGTGGACGCAATGCCGGACGCGCCCGTCACGGACGCCGACCGGCGCGCTCCGCTGAGCGTGGCGCACGCGGCCTATGTGATCTACACGTCGGGTTCGACCGGAAAACCGAAGGGCGTCGTGGTGTCCCACCTCGGCCTCGCTTCCTTCGCCGCGGCCGAGGCCGACCGTTTCGACGTGCGACCGGGCGACCGGGTCCTGCAGTTCTCCTCGCCGAGCTTCGACGCCTCCGTCCTGGAGCTGTGCATGGCCTTGCCCAGTGGCGCCGCGTTGGTGGTCCCGCCGCGCGGCCCCCTCGCCGGAGAGGAACTGGCCCGGGTGCTGCGCGAGTGCTCCGTCACGCACGCGCTGATCCCGCCCGCCGCGCTGGCGACCGTGCCGCACGAGGACCTTCCCGAGTTCCGCACGCTGGTCGTCGGTGGTGACGCGTGCCCCACCGAGCTGGTCGAACGGTGGGCGCCGGGCCGCCGCATGATCAACGCCTACGGTCCCACCGAGTCCACCGTGGTCGGAACGTGGAGCGGGCCGCTGACTCCCACCGGCTCCGCACCGCCGATCGGCCGCCCGATCTGGAACACCCGCGCCTACGTCCTCGACGCCGTGCTGCGCCCGGTTCCGCCCGGTGTCGCCGGCGAGTTGTACGTGGCCGGTGTCGGTTTGGCACGGGGGTATTCGGGGCGGCCGGGGTTGACCGCGGAGAGGTTCGTGGCGTGCCCGTTCGGTGGGCGCATGTACCGCACGGGCGATCTGGTGCGGTGGAACGCCGACGGTGAGCTCGAGTTCGTGGGTCGCGCCGACCATCAGGTGAAGGTGCGGGGTTTCCGCATCGAGTTGGGCGAGATCGAGTCTGTGCTCGCCGCCGATGAGAGCGCCGCCCAGGTCACGGTGATCGTGCGTGAGGACCGTCCTGGGGATCGGCGTCTGGTGGCTTATGTGGTCCCGAAGGCCAACGTCCCGAACGTGGCGTTGCGGGAGCGGGCGGAGAGGCTTCTGCCGGACTACATGGTGCCCTCGGCGTTCGTGGTTCTCGACGCGCTGCCGGTGACCCCGAACGGCAAGGTCGACGTCAAAGCGTTGCCCGCCCCGGACGTCGAGGTCTCCGGTGCACGGTCCCGCAGCCCGCGTGAGGAGTTGCTGTGCGCGCTGTTCGCCGAAGTCCTCGGCGTGGATCGGGTCGGCGTCGATGACAACTTCTTCCATCTCGGTGGGCACTCACTGCTGGCGACGCAGCTGATCAGCCGCATCCGCACCGTGTTCGGTGTCGAACTACCCGTGCGGGCTCTCTTCGAGGGCGGGACCGTCGCGCGGCTGGCCGAGCGCGTCGACGGCGCCGACTCCGCCCGCGCCGCGCTCGTGCCACAGCCCCGTCCCGCACAGCCTCCGCTGTCCTTCGGGCAGGGACGGTTGTGGTTCCTCTACAAGCTGGAGGGTGCGAGCTCCACCTTCAACGTTCCCCTGGTGTTCCGGCTCTCCGGTGACCTCGACCCCGACACGTTGCGCGCCGCGGTCACGGATGTGGTTCACCGCCACGAAACCCTCCGCACGGTGTTCCCGGACGACTACCAGCTGGTGATCGACGACGTTGAAGTGCCGTTCGCGGTCACCGACGTCACCGAGGACGAGCTCCTGGACACCGTGCGCGCCGCGGCCGAGCACCCCTTCGAGCTGTCCGAGGACGTTCCGATCCGCGTCGCCGTGTTCCGGCTCGGTTCGCACGAGCACGTCCTCTTGCTGCTGGTGCACCACATCGCCGCTGACGGTGTTTCGATCGGCCCGCTCTACGACGACCTCGCGACCGCCTACGCGGCACGCCGAGCCGGAGGCGCACCGGAGTGGGCACCGCTCAAGGTGTCCTATGTGGACTACGCGTTGTGGCAGCGCGAGCTGCTCGGCACCGAGGACGAGCCGGGCAGCGTGATCGGCGCACAGCTCGATTTCTGGCGTGAAGCGTTGGCCGGGCTGCCCGAGCTGGTCGAGCTGCCGACGGACCGGCTCAGACCCGCCGTGGCGTCCTACCGAGGCGCCGACCTCTCCTTCGAGATGAGCGAGGAGCTGCACCGGGCTGTCCACGCTTTGGGCCGCAGGCACGGGGTCACGGCGTTCATGGTCGTGCGTGCCGCACTCGTGGCGCTGCTGTCCCGCATGGGTGCCGGGACCGACATCGCCATCGGCGCCCCGATCGCCGGTCGCTCCGACGAGGCTCTTGACGGCCTGGTCGGCTTCTTCGTCAACACCCTCGTGCTGCGCACCGACGTCTCCGGCGATCCGTCCTTCGTCGACCTGTTGGAGCGGGTCAGGGAGTCCGATCTCGCGGCCTACGCGAACCAGGACGTTCCGTTCGAGCGCCTGGTCGAGGTGCTGAACCCGGACCGCTCGCTCGCGCACCACCCGCTGTTCCAGATCAGCATGAACTTCCAGAGCGATGCTGAGTCGTTCTGCGCGCTGGACGGGCTCGACGTCGAACCGATCGACATCGGCGTCGGAACGTCCAAACTGGACTTGCAGTTCGGCCTGCGTGAGTCGTACTCCTCCGACGGAACGCCCGCAGGCGTGCGCGTCAACGTGCAGTACGCGGCCGACCTCTTCGACCACAGCACGGTCGAGGCGCTGTCCGCGCGTCTGCTGCGCATGCTCGAAGCGGTTGTGGGCGACCCGTCGCAGCGGATCAGCGCCGTGGAGGTGCTGTCCGACGACGAACGGACCCGGCTGCTGACGGAGTGCAACGCCACCGATCGCGATGTGACCGCGGCGGTCATTCCCGAGCTGTTCGCCCGTCGTGTCGCGGAGAACCCGGACGCTCCGGCGGTCGTGTTCGAGCGGGAGACCGTCTCCTATGGACAGCTCGACGCCAGGGCGAACCAGCTTGCCCGGCACCTCGCGAGCCAGGGAGTCGGCCCGGAAACCATTGTGGGCGTGGCACTTCCGCGCTCGGTGGAACTGGTCGTCGCGGTGCTCGCGGTGCACAAGGCGGGCGGCGCGTACGTGCCGATCGACCCCGACTACCCGGCGGACCGCATCGAGTACATGATCAACGATGCCGGGCCGGTCGGGGTGATCACGACGCCGGAGCTGGCGCGGCGGCTGCCGGAGGGCACCACCGTGTTCGAGGCCGGCGGAGTGGACGACCTGCCCTCGCACGAGCTGGACCGACCCGGCCTGACCGTTGACTCCCCGGCGTGGGTGATCTACACGTCCGGATCGACGGGACGGCCCAAGGGCGTCGTGGTGTCGCATCGCGGGCTGGCCGCTCTGTCGGCGACCCAGGTGGAGAACTTCCGCGTGGGACCGGGAAGCCGGGTTCTGCAGTTCGCCTCGCCGAGTTTCGACGCGGCAGGGTGGGAGCTGTGCATGGCGCTGCTGTCCGGTGCGTGCCTGGTCCTGGCCCCCGCCGAACGCCTCCAGCCCGGGGAGCCGCTGGCGGAGGTGATCCGCGAGCAGGGCGTCACTCACGTGACGTTGCCCCCGGTGGCGCTGGGCGTCATGCAGGAGCTGCCGAAGGGGCTGACCCTGGTGGTGGCGGGTGAAGCGTGCCCGCCGGAGCTGGTCGGCCGGTGGTCGGTGGATCGCCGGATGATCAACGCCTACGGCCCGACCGAGACGACGGTGTGCGCGACGATGAGCGCGCCGTTGTCGGGGACGGTGGTTCCGCCGATCGGCCGCCCGAACGTGAACGCCAAGGTCTACGTGCTCGACGGGCGCCTCCGGCCGGTTCCACCGGGAGTCACCGGCGAGCTGTACGTGACCGGTGATTGTTTGGCGCGGGGATACCTCAACCGTCCCGGACTGACGGCCGAGCGCTTCGTGGCTTGCCCGTTCGGTGGGCGGATGTACCGCACTGGTGACCTCGTGCGGTGGAACTCCGCAGGACAGTTGGAGTTCGTGGGCCGCGCTGACCACCAGGTGAAGGTGCGCGGTTTCCGCATCGAGCTCGGCGAGATCGAGGCCGTCCTCACCACCCGGGTCTCCCAGGCCATTGTGATCGTGCGCGAGGACCGTCCCGGGGACCGCCGCATCGTGGCTTACGTGGTCGGTGATGCGACCGGTTTGCGCGAGCACGCCGAGAGCCAGTTGCCGGACTACATGGTGCCGTCTGCGTTCGTGGTTCTGGACGCCCTGCCGGTCACGCCCAACGGCAAGATCGACGTGAAGGCATTGCCCGCTCCGGCCGCCGAGGTCACGGGGGCGAGGGCGCGCAGTCCGCGTGAAGAGCTGCTGTGCACGCTGTTCGCTGAAGTCCTTGGTGTCGGCGAGGTCGGTGCCGATCAGGACTTCTTCGCGCTCGGCGGGGACAGCATCCTCTGCATCGAACTGGCCACCTCAGCGCGCCGCGCCGGGCTGGCCTTCACCGTCCGCGACATCTTCCAGCACCGCACGCCCGAAGCCCTCGCGCTGGTCGCGACCGGGGACGACACCGCGCCTGTCGCGCAGGACGACGACAGCGGCGAGTTCGCCCCCGTTCCGATCATGGAGTGGATGCGGGAGCTGGGCGATCCCTTCGAGGGCTACAACCAGTCTGTCGCCGTGCGGACGCCGAAGACCGCGAGCGTCGACGACCTGGCGAAGGCACTGCGCACGGTGGTCGACCACCACGGTGCACTGCGGATGTGTCTGTCCACAAGGGACGCGAGATGGAGCTTCACGATCGCGCCGCCCGGACAGCCCGACGATCTCCTGAGGAGGGTCGACGTCGCCGGGCTGACCGACGAGGAGTTCACCGCCGTCGCGAACGAGGAGGGCGAGGCCGCGAGACTGCGGCTGGCCCCTGCCGAGGGCGTGCTGCTCCAGGCGGTGTGGTTCGACTTCGGTCCCGACGTGGCCGGACGCCTCTTGCTGGTCGTGCACCACCTCGCCGTCGACGGTGTCTCGTGGCGCATCTTGTTGCCGGACTTGGCTTCCGCGTGGCGAGCCGTCGTCGCGGGTCGAACGCCGTCGCTCGACCCCGTGGTCACCTCGGTCCCGTCCTGGTCGCGCAGGATCGCCGAGCAGGCCCAACAGCGTGCCACCGAGCTGGACCTGTGGCGCTCGGCCCTGGAACGCCCGGAGCTGCTGCTCGGCAGCCGCGCGCTCGACCCGAAGCTCGACACCGTTGGCACCGTTCGCTGCCTGACCACTGAGCTGTCCACTGAGGACACTTCGGCGTTGCTGACCACGGTGCCCGCTGCCTTCCACGCGGGCATCAACGACGTCCTGCTCACGGGTGTCGCGTTGGCGCTCGGGCACTGGCGGGGTGGCAACAGCGAGGTCGTGCTCAACCTGGAGGGACACGGCCGTGAGGACGTCGTCCCGGGCGCGGACCTGTCCCGCACGGTCGGATGGTTCACCAGCCTCTACCCGGTCCGGCTCGACCCCGGCGCCGCGGACTGGGCCGAGGTCCGGGCGGGTGGTCCCGTCGTGGGCCGGGCTCTCAAGTCGGCCAAGGAGCAGCTGCGGGCCTTGCCGGACAACGGGATCGGCTTCGGCATGCTGCGCTACCTCAACCCCGAGACCGCGCGGGTGCTCGCGCCGCTGCCCGTTCCGCAGGTGGCGTTCAACTACCTCGGCCGCTTCGGTGGCTCCTCCGGCGGGCGCGGCAAGCCCGTCGACTGGACCCAGGTCGACGACGTCCCGACGCCCCGGGCCCGGGACCTCGACCAGGCGGTCTCGCACACGCTGGAGATCAACGCGGCTGCGGTGGACCACGCCGACGGGCCCCGGCTGCGGGTGACCTGGTCGTGGGCGGGGGAGCTGCTGTCCGAAGTGGACGTCGCCAGGCTGGCGGAGGCGTGGTTGGAGGCCCTGCGCGGTCTGGTGCGGCACGCCGAGGACCCGGCGGCGGGCGGCCTCACACCGTCCGACCTCTCGTTCGGCCTCGACCAGGACGAGATCGACGAGCTCGAAGCGGAATTGGGGATTCTGGAGTGA